In Arctopsyche grandis isolate Sample6627 chromosome 13, ASM5162203v2, whole genome shotgun sequence, one DNA window encodes the following:
- the mRpL19 gene encoding mitochondrial ribosomal protein L19 isoform X2: MAPLEFRFIYPEFLPDPDPLRRNYIREKLERIDMMNRREKVDIPEFYVGSILAVKYSDRHAQGKTNRFVGICILRENCGLRAEFTLRNVIDHQPIEMRINLYDPVVQNIQVVRLEKRLDEDLRYLRDALPKYSTFDPDMEVEILPEGSEVPVNPLQVVMKPKPWDFRWARSGMKGISKLQQSQIKKDRMWLEKFSRPWEKYDLMDEYRKVIPEEEQNEIWTDVYSKLHELEIKRRKMSRKRTFFIPKKSG, encoded by the exons ATGGCCCCTTTAGAATTTAGGTTTATATATCCTGAATTTTTACCTGATCCTGACCCGTTGCGTCGCAATTACATCAGAGAGAAATTGGAACGTATTGATATGATGAATCGAAGAGAAAAAGTCGATATACCAGAATTTTACGTTG GATCCATTCTTGCCGTTAAATACTCTGATCGTCATGCCCAAGGTAAAACTAATAGATTTGTTGGAATTTGCATTCTAAGAGAGAATTGCGGACTACGAGCTGAATTCACTCTACGAAATGTAATCGACCACCAACCCATTGAg ATGCGCATTAATCTGTACGATCCCGTAGTTCAAAATATACAAGTTGTGCGCCTTGAAAAACGTCTAGATGAAGATCTTAGATATTTGAGAGACGCTTTGCCAAAATACAGTACATTTGACCCTGATATGGAAGTTGAAATTCTTCCAGAAGGCTCCGAAGTACCAGTTAACCCTTTACAG GTCGTGATGAAACCAAAACCATGGGATTTTAGATGGGCACGGAGCGGCATGAAAGGCATTTCAAAACTTCAGCAAAGTCAAATTAAAAAAGATAGAATGTGGTTGGAGAAATTCTCAAGGCCTTGGGAAAAATACGATTTAATGGATGAAtacag AAAAGTAATTCCAGAAGAAGAACAAAATGAGATCTGGACTGATGTATATTCGAAACTGCATGaattagaaataaaaagacGAAAAATGTCCAGAAAAAGAACTTTCTTTATTCCAAAGAAATCTGGATAA
- the mRpL19 gene encoding mitochondrial ribosomal protein L19 isoform X1, whose translation MALKLCRSIFSSEITSFSKFAPRLKYVRNSATIADTVPKTEDSTSDKRKGRKSMAPLEFRFIYPEFLPDPDPLRRNYIREKLERIDMMNRREKVDIPEFYVGSILAVKYSDRHAQGKTNRFVGICILRENCGLRAEFTLRNVIDHQPIEMRINLYDPVVQNIQVVRLEKRLDEDLRYLRDALPKYSTFDPDMEVEILPEGSEVPVNPLQVVMKPKPWDFRWARSGMKGISKLQQSQIKKDRMWLEKFSRPWEKYDLMDEYRKVIPEEEQNEIWTDVYSKLHELEIKRRKMSRKRTFFIPKKSG comes from the exons ATGGCTTTAAAATTGTGCCGCAGCATCTTCTCGTCAGAAATTACATCTTTTTCCAAGTTTGCCCCAC GATTGAAGTATGTTCGGAACAGTGCAACAATCGCTGACACCGTACCGAAAACTGAAGATAGTACAAGCGATAAAAGGAAAGGACGCAAATCGATGGCCCCTTTAGAATTTAGGTTTATATATCCTGAATTTTTACCTGATCCTGACCCGTTGCGTCGCAATTACATCAGAGAGAAATTGGAACGTATTGATATGATGAATCGAAGAGAAAAAGTCGATATACCAGAATTTTACGTTG GATCCATTCTTGCCGTTAAATACTCTGATCGTCATGCCCAAGGTAAAACTAATAGATTTGTTGGAATTTGCATTCTAAGAGAGAATTGCGGACTACGAGCTGAATTCACTCTACGAAATGTAATCGACCACCAACCCATTGAg ATGCGCATTAATCTGTACGATCCCGTAGTTCAAAATATACAAGTTGTGCGCCTTGAAAAACGTCTAGATGAAGATCTTAGATATTTGAGAGACGCTTTGCCAAAATACAGTACATTTGACCCTGATATGGAAGTTGAAATTCTTCCAGAAGGCTCCGAAGTACCAGTTAACCCTTTACAG GTCGTGATGAAACCAAAACCATGGGATTTTAGATGGGCACGGAGCGGCATGAAAGGCATTTCAAAACTTCAGCAAAGTCAAATTAAAAAAGATAGAATGTGGTTGGAGAAATTCTCAAGGCCTTGGGAAAAATACGATTTAATGGATGAAtacag AAAAGTAATTCCAGAAGAAGAACAAAATGAGATCTGGACTGATGTATATTCGAAACTGCATGaattagaaataaaaagacGAAAAATGTCCAGAAAAAGAACTTTCTTTATTCCAAAGAAATCTGGATAA
- the LOC143921719 gene encoding uncharacterized protein LOC143921719 isoform X1, whose amino-acid sequence MVEERQELRLYDTESSTRRPATYCSICTCCNEFDRSRMRRRCRSEGLERSPYDISAYSEAWPPSNTQSQNFNNCLGMNDCVETRRQPADSDRNYFAKYPQAKDCHDHYVKQNTSEPPAQYGACKQNGDCLNVQSKPSGRLSPYKYNSSKSKYASRNSDSVNRWRDPQIIYASKLIENEEPHLFTVDEYQEKYSNIEIERPKSEGPQHKTPLKSILINNTRRSASPNFFRKTKSRPTTDWSESGEKYTDGRRRVRAHSESESNAHFTRNCCRDSPCCTAVMKRARDESSPVRTYPHLQVSRDSVVAVQNYLSQKAKMNSGTPSNYECNGHRVTCRDVGVGEWSIYDNVTAEPTVNKRSTNKTSNNRHPFLKGKQPPAKIKSRLLAIKAKKALMEAYSTGSDVSEDELSDNEDAASKASMDRDSDMSIEPADQQECLTSDSGPSVSSVSDSASLNGLSSALIAGAVVTPNEDCFASMLRPSLFPHVPPYLKFVSHDATPLRPPSPVQRHLRWKLTTITPVVVRKTLLNSGFKLVRSECATQGESMDWVGTWGKHMKSVCFKGLKESQKINHFPGTFQIGRKDRLWRNLHKLMIKYGSKEFGLMPKTYVLPHDLKALKYDWDKYAALNDKWIIKPPASARGTGIKVVARWAQIPKRRPVVVQHYIARPYLINDSKFDMRLYVVVTSIHPLRIYLYPDGLARFASVKYSDENNSLQDRYMHLTNYSINRLSKSYTHNQDAGACQGHKWTLQALLNYLKNERGVNTAQLWNSMKDLVIKTILSGESSISCLTKANIGSRFNCYELFGIDVLLDENLKPWLLEVNISPSLHSASPLDLHVKGPLVSSLLNMAQFHVPSKINMEELQKEKTVGPVLHDKRLYTVHLSKEEKVKHSHFTELDNRKDYLEDILTNLTPDDVRHLIQAEDELTQKATLERIFPTATSYPYLEYMAGPRYYNRLFDAWEYKYGNNRKAGVKRLQELCEQGVHLEVPPMPAKNDEEESGEATSPMQEECRPTFEAAPEQEAQEPPAVVHECSSEGRHIVGELCLICRPAINLLLQNEGQPIQVQQHA is encoded by the exons ATGGTAGAGGAGAGGCAGGAACTTCGCTTGTATGACACGGAATCGTCGACGCGTCGACCTGCGACGTATTGTTCTATTTGCACGTGCTGTAACGAGTTCGATCGAAGTCGAATGCGACGCCGTTGTCGCAGCGAAGGTCTGGAACGATCTCCCTACGACATCTCGGCGTATTCGGAAGCGTGGCCGCCGTCGAACACCCAATCCCAAAATTTCAACAATTGCCTAGGTATGAATGACTGCGTCGAAACGCGCAGACAGCCTGCCGACTCCGATAGAAATTACTTTGCGAAATATCCTCAAGCAAAGGACTGCCATGACCACTACGTTAAACAAAACACTTCGGAACCCCCGGCGCAATACGGTGCTTGCAAACAGAACGGAGATTGTTTGAACGTCCAGTCGAAACCGAGCGGCAGACTGTCaccttataaatataattcgaGTAAATCTAAATACGCGTCTAGGAATAGCGACAGTGTGAATCGATGGCGGGATCCGCAAATTATCTACGCTAGCAAATTGATCGAGAACGAAGAACCGCACTTGTTCACGGTCGACGAGTATCAAGAGAAGTATTCAAACATCGAAATAGAAAGGCCTAAATCTGAAGGGCCTCAACATAAAACGCCTCTCAAGTCGATCCTTATAAATAACACTCGTAGAAGTGCGTCACCCAATTTCTTCAGAAAAACGAAGAGTAGACCTACTACAGATTGGAGCGAAAGCGGTGAAAAATACACAGACGGACGCAGGAGAGTTAGAGCTCACAGTGAATCTGAAAGCAATGCACATTTCACAAGAAATTG CTGTAGAGATAGTCCTTGTTGTACGGCCGTGATGAAACGAGCGCGGGATGAATCATCGCCCGTTCGTACGTATCCTCATCTGCAAGTTTCCAGAGACTCGGTCGTTGCCGTCCAAAATTACCTCTCACAGAAAGCCAAGATGAATTCGGGCACGCCGTCGAATTATGAATGTAACGGCCATCGGGTGACGTGTAGAGACGTCGGTGTG gGCGAGTGGTCAATATATGACAACGTGACTGCGGAGCCGACTGTGAATAAACGATCCACTAACAAAACTAGTAATAATAGACATCCGTTCCTTAAAGGGAAACAGCCGCCAGCAAAAATTAAATCTAGACTACTCGCAATCAAAGCGAAAAAGGCTCTAATGGAGGCTTATTCGACAGGTTCTGATGTTAGTGAAGA CGAACTTAGCGATAACGAAGATGCGGCGTCGAAAGCTTCAATGGACCGGGACTCGGACATGTCCATAGAACCTGCCGATCAGCAAGAATGCCTGACGAGCGATTCGGGTCCGAGCGTTTCTTCGGTGAGCGATTCGGCTTCGTTGAATGGCTTATCGTCGGCATTGATAGCTGGAGCTGTCGTCACTCCGA ATGAAGACTGTTTTGCGTCTATGTTGCGGCCGTCGTTGTTTCCTCACGTACCTCCGTATTTGAAGTTTGTATCGCACGATGCTACACCTCTTAGACCACCTTCGCCTGTTCAGCGTCACTTGCGCTGGAAGCTCACAACGATAACGCCTGTAGTCGTTAGAAAAACCCTTCTTAATTCGGGATTCAAATTAGTGCGAAGTGAGTGCGCTACACAGGGAG aatccATGGATTGGGTTGGAACATGGGGTAAACACATGAAATCTGTATGTTTTAAAGGTTTAAAAGAATCTCAAAAAATCAATCACTTCCCGGGCACTTTTCAAATCGGCCGTAAAGATAGACTTTGGAGAAATCTTCATAAGCTGATGATAAAATATGGTTCTAAGGAATTTGGTCTAATGCCTAAAACTTATGTTCTTCCGCATGATTTAAAAGCTTTAAAATACGATTGGGATAAATATGCTGCCTTAAATGATAAATGGATCATTAAACCG ccTGCGTCTGCTCGTGGTACGGGAATCAAGGTTGTGGCCCGTTGGGCACAAATACCTAAAAGGAGACCAGTGGTTGTTCAGCATTATATTGCACGTCCTTACCTCATTAACGATAGCAAATTTGATATGCGTCTTTATGTAGTTGTTACATCAATTCATCCGCTCAGGATCTATTTGTATCCGGACGGCTTAGCAAGATTCGCTTCAG tgAAGTACAGCGATGAGAATAATAGTTTACAAGACAGATATATGCATCTCACAAACTATTCCATTAACCGTTTATCAAAATCATACACTCATAATCAGGACGCCGGTGCTTGTCAAGGTCACAAATG GACCCTCCAAGCACTcctaaattatttgaaaaacgaAAGAGGAGTGAACACTGCACAATTGTGGAATTCAATGAAAGATTTAGTCATAAAGACAATACTTAGCGGGGAATCTAGTATTAGCTGCCTAACTAAAGCTAACATTGGTTCACGCTTTAATTGTTATGAATTATTTGGCATAGATGTTCTATTAGATGAAAATTTGAAACCGTGGCTTTTAGAG GTTAATATCTCACCAAGCCTTCATAGTGCCTCACCTTTAGACTTGCATGTAAAAGGTCCCCTAGTTTCATCGTTACTGAACATGGCCCAATTTCACGTCCCGTCTAAAATCAATATGGAAGAACTGCAAAAagaaaaa ACTGTAGGTCCCGTTCTTCATGATAAAAGATTGTATACAGTTCATTTATCTAAAGAGGAAAAAGTAAAACATTCACATTTTACAGAATTAGATAATAGGAAGGAT tatttaGAAGACATTCTCACTAATTTGACTCCTGATGACGTTCGTCATCTAATTCAAGCCGAAGATGAACTCACTCAAAAGGCAACTTTAGAAAGAATATTCCCAACTGCGACATCTTACCCATATTTGGAGTATATGGCTGGTCCTAGATATTACAATAGATTATTTGACGCTTGGGAATATAAATATGGCAATAATAGGAAGGCTG GTGTTAAACGACTTCAAGAGCTTTGTGAACAAGGAGTACATTTAGAAGTGCCCCCCATGCCTGCTAAG AATGATGAAGAAGAGAGTGGGGAAGCGACTTCGCCGATGCAAGAGGAGTGTAGGCCGACGTTTGAAGCGGCTCCGGAGCAGGAAGCCCAGGAACCGCCGGCGGTTGTACACGAATGTTCATCGGAAGGAAGACACATAGTCGGAGAGTTATGCTTGATTTGTAGACCCGCCATAAATTTGCTGCTTCAGAATGAGGGTCAGCCAATTCAGGTTCAGCAACACGCCTAA
- the LOC143921719 gene encoding uncharacterized protein LOC143921719 isoform X2: MVEERQELRLYDTESSTRRPATYCSICTCCNEFDRSRMRRRCRSEGLERSPYDISAYSEAWPPSNTQSQNFNNCLGMNDCVETRRQPADSDRNYFAKYPQAKDCHDHYVKQNTSEPPAQYGACKQNGDCLNVQSKPSGRLSPYKYNSSKSKYASRNSDSVNRWRDPQIIYASKLIENEEPHLFTVDEYQEKYSNIEIERPKSEGPQHKTPLKSILINNTRRSASPNFFRKTKSRPTTDWSESGEKYTDGRRRVRAHSESESNAHFTRNCCRDSPCCTAVMKRARDESSPVRTYPHLQVSRDSVVAVQNYLSQKAKMNSGTPSNYECNGHRVTCRDVGVGEWSIYDNVTAEPTVNKRSTNKTSNNRHPFLKGKQPPAKIKSRLLAIKAKKALMEAYSTGSDVSEDELSDNEDAASKASMDRDSDMSIEPADQQECLTSDSGPSVSSVSDSASLNGLSSALIAGAVVTPNEDCFASMLRPSLFPHVPPYLKFVSHDATPLRPPSPVQRHLRWKLTTITPVVVRKTLLNSGFKLVRKSMDWVGTWGKHMKSVCFKGLKESQKINHFPGTFQIGRKDRLWRNLHKLMIKYGSKEFGLMPKTYVLPHDLKALKYDWDKYAALNDKWIIKPPASARGTGIKVVARWAQIPKRRPVVVQHYIARPYLINDSKFDMRLYVVVTSIHPLRIYLYPDGLARFASVKYSDENNSLQDRYMHLTNYSINRLSKSYTHNQDAGACQGHKWTLQALLNYLKNERGVNTAQLWNSMKDLVIKTILSGESSISCLTKANIGSRFNCYELFGIDVLLDENLKPWLLEVNISPSLHSASPLDLHVKGPLVSSLLNMAQFHVPSKINMEELQKEKTVGPVLHDKRLYTVHLSKEEKVKHSHFTELDNRKDYLEDILTNLTPDDVRHLIQAEDELTQKATLERIFPTATSYPYLEYMAGPRYYNRLFDAWEYKYGNNRKAGVKRLQELCEQGVHLEVPPMPAKNDEEESGEATSPMQEECRPTFEAAPEQEAQEPPAVVHECSSEGRHIVGELCLICRPAINLLLQNEGQPIQVQQHA; the protein is encoded by the exons ATGGTAGAGGAGAGGCAGGAACTTCGCTTGTATGACACGGAATCGTCGACGCGTCGACCTGCGACGTATTGTTCTATTTGCACGTGCTGTAACGAGTTCGATCGAAGTCGAATGCGACGCCGTTGTCGCAGCGAAGGTCTGGAACGATCTCCCTACGACATCTCGGCGTATTCGGAAGCGTGGCCGCCGTCGAACACCCAATCCCAAAATTTCAACAATTGCCTAGGTATGAATGACTGCGTCGAAACGCGCAGACAGCCTGCCGACTCCGATAGAAATTACTTTGCGAAATATCCTCAAGCAAAGGACTGCCATGACCACTACGTTAAACAAAACACTTCGGAACCCCCGGCGCAATACGGTGCTTGCAAACAGAACGGAGATTGTTTGAACGTCCAGTCGAAACCGAGCGGCAGACTGTCaccttataaatataattcgaGTAAATCTAAATACGCGTCTAGGAATAGCGACAGTGTGAATCGATGGCGGGATCCGCAAATTATCTACGCTAGCAAATTGATCGAGAACGAAGAACCGCACTTGTTCACGGTCGACGAGTATCAAGAGAAGTATTCAAACATCGAAATAGAAAGGCCTAAATCTGAAGGGCCTCAACATAAAACGCCTCTCAAGTCGATCCTTATAAATAACACTCGTAGAAGTGCGTCACCCAATTTCTTCAGAAAAACGAAGAGTAGACCTACTACAGATTGGAGCGAAAGCGGTGAAAAATACACAGACGGACGCAGGAGAGTTAGAGCTCACAGTGAATCTGAAAGCAATGCACATTTCACAAGAAATTG CTGTAGAGATAGTCCTTGTTGTACGGCCGTGATGAAACGAGCGCGGGATGAATCATCGCCCGTTCGTACGTATCCTCATCTGCAAGTTTCCAGAGACTCGGTCGTTGCCGTCCAAAATTACCTCTCACAGAAAGCCAAGATGAATTCGGGCACGCCGTCGAATTATGAATGTAACGGCCATCGGGTGACGTGTAGAGACGTCGGTGTG gGCGAGTGGTCAATATATGACAACGTGACTGCGGAGCCGACTGTGAATAAACGATCCACTAACAAAACTAGTAATAATAGACATCCGTTCCTTAAAGGGAAACAGCCGCCAGCAAAAATTAAATCTAGACTACTCGCAATCAAAGCGAAAAAGGCTCTAATGGAGGCTTATTCGACAGGTTCTGATGTTAGTGAAGA CGAACTTAGCGATAACGAAGATGCGGCGTCGAAAGCTTCAATGGACCGGGACTCGGACATGTCCATAGAACCTGCCGATCAGCAAGAATGCCTGACGAGCGATTCGGGTCCGAGCGTTTCTTCGGTGAGCGATTCGGCTTCGTTGAATGGCTTATCGTCGGCATTGATAGCTGGAGCTGTCGTCACTCCGA ATGAAGACTGTTTTGCGTCTATGTTGCGGCCGTCGTTGTTTCCTCACGTACCTCCGTATTTGAAGTTTGTATCGCACGATGCTACACCTCTTAGACCACCTTCGCCTGTTCAGCGTCACTTGCGCTGGAAGCTCACAACGATAACGCCTGTAGTCGTTAGAAAAACCCTTCTTAATTCGGGATTCAAATTAGTGCGAA aatccATGGATTGGGTTGGAACATGGGGTAAACACATGAAATCTGTATGTTTTAAAGGTTTAAAAGAATCTCAAAAAATCAATCACTTCCCGGGCACTTTTCAAATCGGCCGTAAAGATAGACTTTGGAGAAATCTTCATAAGCTGATGATAAAATATGGTTCTAAGGAATTTGGTCTAATGCCTAAAACTTATGTTCTTCCGCATGATTTAAAAGCTTTAAAATACGATTGGGATAAATATGCTGCCTTAAATGATAAATGGATCATTAAACCG ccTGCGTCTGCTCGTGGTACGGGAATCAAGGTTGTGGCCCGTTGGGCACAAATACCTAAAAGGAGACCAGTGGTTGTTCAGCATTATATTGCACGTCCTTACCTCATTAACGATAGCAAATTTGATATGCGTCTTTATGTAGTTGTTACATCAATTCATCCGCTCAGGATCTATTTGTATCCGGACGGCTTAGCAAGATTCGCTTCAG tgAAGTACAGCGATGAGAATAATAGTTTACAAGACAGATATATGCATCTCACAAACTATTCCATTAACCGTTTATCAAAATCATACACTCATAATCAGGACGCCGGTGCTTGTCAAGGTCACAAATG GACCCTCCAAGCACTcctaaattatttgaaaaacgaAAGAGGAGTGAACACTGCACAATTGTGGAATTCAATGAAAGATTTAGTCATAAAGACAATACTTAGCGGGGAATCTAGTATTAGCTGCCTAACTAAAGCTAACATTGGTTCACGCTTTAATTGTTATGAATTATTTGGCATAGATGTTCTATTAGATGAAAATTTGAAACCGTGGCTTTTAGAG GTTAATATCTCACCAAGCCTTCATAGTGCCTCACCTTTAGACTTGCATGTAAAAGGTCCCCTAGTTTCATCGTTACTGAACATGGCCCAATTTCACGTCCCGTCTAAAATCAATATGGAAGAACTGCAAAAagaaaaa ACTGTAGGTCCCGTTCTTCATGATAAAAGATTGTATACAGTTCATTTATCTAAAGAGGAAAAAGTAAAACATTCACATTTTACAGAATTAGATAATAGGAAGGAT tatttaGAAGACATTCTCACTAATTTGACTCCTGATGACGTTCGTCATCTAATTCAAGCCGAAGATGAACTCACTCAAAAGGCAACTTTAGAAAGAATATTCCCAACTGCGACATCTTACCCATATTTGGAGTATATGGCTGGTCCTAGATATTACAATAGATTATTTGACGCTTGGGAATATAAATATGGCAATAATAGGAAGGCTG GTGTTAAACGACTTCAAGAGCTTTGTGAACAAGGAGTACATTTAGAAGTGCCCCCCATGCCTGCTAAG AATGATGAAGAAGAGAGTGGGGAAGCGACTTCGCCGATGCAAGAGGAGTGTAGGCCGACGTTTGAAGCGGCTCCGGAGCAGGAAGCCCAGGAACCGCCGGCGGTTGTACACGAATGTTCATCGGAAGGAAGACACATAGTCGGAGAGTTATGCTTGATTTGTAGACCCGCCATAAATTTGCTGCTTCAGAATGAGGGTCAGCCAATTCAGGTTCAGCAACACGCCTAA